Proteins from one Mycobacterium adipatum genomic window:
- a CDS encoding DUF6398 domain-containing protein, translating into MARRTRSRREEPDLLAGIREAVAGPSPVALLSLVSTLMCVIDPQRHPLDEGPGPQRDEIIGSFIDVDEPETTVLLSVLAVLLGDNDLLRARIRRALADRQPVEPRYLTELSDTVTYRAVRMSHVLGDGDDIILGVRLPGGHELTAVVFIDQHMGGAVKDAFIVPVPIGKVVGDFVRETDGQGFSFDDIDLADARAWIDGGITLGSMFYPPLESETWPASRLLVQWLTAGLPEGGTGYVRPEWPPQDRNHLAQRFFASPHGVRLYNDDHRGLLESLLWYAIDYGSGDPMRWSAQRVEILFADWLPRKVMAPFGYLALAPELARAFIRFAHDEVGISPELTAETLDAVIAQVPGYLRAIDSSSAGFSDSDWHDWELQSVADAVGGKEELDRLDTQPLPDEEFDWSDIPEDIAATVSAVLDAADRCCAELLNVEYRTVCRRVLARVARRAPEAFRRRASTVTAAAAVVWIAGKGNGLFDFGSPVRSSHIVEHFGIKSSPSQRGGTFLRAAGFPGNGYHVQYGSPEYLVSSQRESLIAARDRLRQE; encoded by the coding sequence ATGGCCCGACGTACCCGCAGCAGACGCGAGGAACCCGATCTGTTGGCCGGAATCCGGGAGGCTGTCGCTGGCCCGAGTCCGGTGGCCCTGCTGTCCTTGGTCAGCACCTTGATGTGCGTCATCGACCCGCAGCGCCACCCGCTCGACGAGGGGCCGGGCCCGCAGCGCGATGAGATCATCGGCAGCTTCATCGACGTCGACGAACCCGAGACGACGGTACTGTTGTCGGTCCTGGCCGTGCTGCTGGGCGACAACGATCTGCTGCGAGCCCGGATCCGGCGTGCGCTGGCCGATCGGCAGCCGGTCGAACCGCGTTATCTGACAGAGCTTTCCGACACGGTAACCTACCGCGCGGTCAGGATGAGCCATGTCCTCGGCGACGGCGATGACATCATCCTCGGGGTGCGGCTTCCCGGCGGCCACGAGCTCACCGCGGTGGTGTTCATCGACCAGCACATGGGCGGCGCGGTCAAGGACGCGTTCATCGTGCCGGTGCCGATCGGGAAGGTGGTGGGTGACTTCGTCCGGGAGACCGACGGCCAGGGGTTCAGCTTCGACGATATCGACCTGGCCGATGCCCGTGCCTGGATCGACGGTGGTATCACGCTGGGGTCGATGTTCTATCCGCCGCTGGAATCCGAGACATGGCCGGCCAGTCGGCTTCTTGTCCAGTGGCTGACCGCCGGGCTGCCCGAGGGCGGCACCGGGTATGTCCGGCCCGAATGGCCGCCGCAGGATCGGAACCATCTGGCGCAGCGGTTCTTTGCGTCGCCGCACGGGGTGAGATTGTACAACGACGACCACCGAGGTCTGCTGGAGTCGCTGCTGTGGTACGCCATCGACTACGGGTCCGGCGACCCGATGCGGTGGAGTGCGCAGCGGGTGGAGATCCTGTTCGCCGACTGGCTTCCGCGAAAGGTGATGGCGCCCTTCGGGTATCTTGCGCTGGCTCCGGAGTTGGCCCGGGCGTTCATCAGGTTCGCCCACGATGAGGTCGGGATCTCACCGGAGCTGACCGCCGAAACACTCGACGCGGTCATCGCGCAGGTTCCCGGGTATCTGCGGGCAATCGACAGTAGTTCTGCCGGCTTCTCCGATTCCGATTGGCATGATTGGGAATTGCAGAGCGTGGCGGATGCGGTCGGAGGTAAGGAGGAACTGGATCGGCTCGATACCCAGCCGCTGCCGGACGAAGAGTTCGACTGGTCGGACATCCCCGAGGACATCGCCGCAACGGTGAGCGCGGTGCTCGATGCCGCCGACCGCTGTTGCGCTGAGCTGCTAAACGTCGAGTACCGCACGGTTTGCCGGCGGGTGTTGGCTCGGGTGGCGCGCCGCGCTCCGGAGGCGTTTCGTCGGCGGGCCAGCACGGTGACCGCGGCTGCGGCGGTGGTGTGGATTGCGGGTAAGGGCAACGGGTTATTCGACTTCGGATCTCCGGTGAGGTCCAGCCACATTGTCGAGCACTTCGGCATCAAGTCCTCCCCATCGCAGCGTGGTGGCACGTTCCTGCGAGCCGCGGGATTCCCCGGAAACGGGTACCACGTGCAGTACGGCTCACCGGAGTACCTGGTGTCGAGCCAGCGGGAGTCGCTGATTGCCGCCCGGGACCGGTTGCGGCAGGAGTAG
- a CDS encoding ATP-binding protein: MSETFFSTTEPGAGYRLRYAEVYNWGTFDDRVWRFTAGTDTALLTGDIGSGKSTIVDALTTLLVPSHKAAYNKAAGADAKERTLRSYVEGHYKSERNEATGKSRPKGLRENKRTYSVILGVFHNHGHDETVTLAQVFQQRESTGQPYRFFVTGAKELSIATDFADFGTDLRDLRKRLRSAGADVFDDFPKYATSLRRLLGIRSEQALELFHQTVSMKSVGNLNDFVRDHMLEPSDSSARVADIIGHFDDLTKAHDAVKRAREQLEALQPIVDTAAKYDAAHSERDGLESERSAVRLFIAELRSGLLTAEINRLEVDGGALWQRQDAAEAQQRKLTQDREALIEERAKAGGDRIGELERLAEEARVQAGTRRQARTLFDGAVSDAGLPAAVDNAAFTALAALVAAERPRLADEKRDLDTATVEAIGREKEAQRRCGALTEEITSLEQRTNNLPHEQVAIRAELCAALGLTHEDLPYAGELLDVSDEHADWRGAAERVLRGFALSLLVPQRHYDAVTGWVDGRRLSVAGRGAKLVYERVPEHRVRLQPAAVDGLLLADCLDVREGPFAEYLRNELTKRADFRCAATLDEFRAQRRAVTRQGQVRSGDRHEKDDRHRVDDPRRWVLGWVNERKIAALRNELTELEHDRDLAAAEAARLGEQRDALQRRLDAFLRVEGFRSWADLDVEEAESRAKDHDAERIRLQAGSSRLEEITRALDRNAEDEAAAKELIKKLTGELATTQAAVQRAQSDRIRDDELVAAQPAERLQEARAAYPALQQRLGKQQPQRAADCAAVESALTDELHRRIERLTRELNGHGLNLGQSMAVVLGRWPELRADMDATVEARGDFLAFRERVATDDLPRFETEFKEQLNKNAIQELAGFNNWLGRQAAAIDERVDRINEALGAVPYNPGRFIRLEKEPTTNQDVAQFRSDLRNLTNDTLAVDGEQYSEQRFLDVKRIIERFRGRDGYAESDKNWTRRVTDVRNWFVFSASERDRDTDVEWEHYSDSDGKSGGQKEKLAYTILAASLAYQFGLEWGAAQSRDFRFAVIDEAFGRGSDVSTRYALDLFATLGLQLLIVTPLQKVHVIEPYVKAIGIVDNPTGTYSRLQTMTIEEFRDRRDRT; encoded by the coding sequence ATGAGTGAAACATTTTTCAGCACAACCGAACCCGGAGCGGGGTATCGGCTGCGGTACGCCGAGGTATATAACTGGGGCACGTTCGACGACCGCGTCTGGCGCTTCACCGCCGGCACTGATACCGCACTGCTCACCGGGGACATCGGTTCCGGGAAGTCGACGATCGTCGATGCGCTCACCACGCTGTTGGTGCCCTCGCACAAGGCTGCCTACAACAAGGCCGCCGGCGCCGACGCCAAGGAACGCACCCTGCGCTCCTATGTCGAGGGGCACTACAAGTCCGAACGCAACGAGGCGACCGGCAAGTCACGGCCAAAAGGCTTGCGGGAGAACAAGCGTACGTACTCGGTGATCCTCGGAGTGTTCCACAACCACGGCCACGACGAGACAGTCACCTTGGCGCAGGTATTTCAGCAGCGTGAGAGCACCGGTCAGCCCTACCGGTTCTTCGTCACCGGCGCCAAGGAACTGTCCATCGCGACGGACTTCGCCGATTTCGGCACCGATCTGCGCGACCTGCGTAAGCGGTTGCGCTCCGCCGGTGCCGATGTGTTCGACGATTTCCCCAAGTACGCCACCTCACTGCGACGACTGCTGGGTATCCGCTCCGAGCAGGCGCTGGAACTGTTCCACCAGACGGTATCGATGAAATCGGTGGGAAACCTCAACGATTTTGTGCGCGACCACATGCTCGAACCGAGCGACTCGAGTGCCCGGGTCGCCGACATCATCGGCCATTTTGACGATCTGACCAAGGCGCACGACGCCGTCAAACGTGCCCGCGAGCAGTTGGAGGCGCTGCAGCCGATCGTGGACACCGCCGCCAAGTACGATGCCGCCCACTCCGAACGTGACGGGTTGGAGTCGGAGCGCTCGGCGGTCCGACTGTTCATCGCCGAACTGCGCTCCGGGTTGCTCACTGCGGAGATCAACCGACTGGAGGTCGACGGTGGGGCGCTGTGGCAGCGGCAGGATGCCGCGGAAGCCCAGCAGCGCAAGCTCACTCAGGACCGCGAGGCCCTCATCGAGGAGCGTGCCAAGGCCGGCGGGGACCGGATCGGTGAACTGGAACGCCTCGCCGAGGAGGCCCGCGTTCAAGCCGGCACACGCAGGCAGGCGAGGACGCTGTTCGATGGTGCGGTCAGTGATGCGGGGCTGCCGGCGGCCGTCGACAATGCGGCATTTACCGCGCTGGCTGCCCTGGTTGCCGCCGAGCGTCCGCGGCTCGCCGACGAGAAACGTGATCTGGACACCGCGACCGTCGAGGCGATCGGCCGGGAAAAGGAAGCCCAACGCCGGTGCGGCGCCCTCACCGAAGAGATCACCAGCCTGGAGCAACGGACCAACAATCTGCCGCACGAGCAGGTCGCGATCCGCGCCGAATTGTGTGCGGCGCTGGGGCTGACGCACGAGGACCTGCCGTATGCCGGCGAGCTGCTCGACGTGTCCGACGAGCACGCCGACTGGCGCGGCGCCGCCGAGCGGGTGCTGCGCGGATTTGCGTTGTCGCTGCTGGTTCCGCAGCGGCACTACGACGCCGTCACCGGCTGGGTCGACGGCCGCCGGCTCAGCGTCGCGGGCCGCGGCGCCAAGTTGGTCTACGAACGGGTGCCCGAGCATCGGGTCCGGTTGCAGCCGGCCGCCGTCGACGGGCTGCTGCTGGCCGACTGCCTCGATGTGCGGGAGGGACCGTTCGCCGAGTATCTGCGTAACGAGCTGACCAAGCGGGCGGACTTCCGTTGTGCGGCAACCCTGGACGAGTTCCGTGCCCAGCGCCGGGCGGTCACCCGGCAGGGGCAGGTGCGCTCCGGTGACCGGCACGAGAAGGATGACCGGCACCGCGTCGACGATCCGCGGCGGTGGGTGCTGGGGTGGGTAAACGAGCGCAAGATCGCCGCGCTGCGCAACGAGCTGACCGAACTGGAACACGACCGCGACCTCGCCGCCGCCGAGGCGGCGCGACTCGGTGAGCAGCGCGACGCATTGCAGCGCCGACTGGATGCGTTCCTGCGTGTCGAGGGTTTCCGGTCCTGGGCTGATCTGGATGTCGAGGAGGCCGAGTCCCGGGCCAAAGACCATGATGCCGAACGGATCCGACTGCAGGCCGGCTCATCGCGGCTGGAGGAGATCACCCGGGCGCTGGACCGCAACGCCGAGGACGAAGCGGCCGCAAAGGAACTGATCAAGAAGCTCACCGGCGAGCTGGCCACGACCCAGGCGGCCGTGCAGCGCGCGCAGTCCGATCGCATCCGCGATGATGAGCTGGTCGCCGCGCAGCCGGCCGAACGGCTGCAGGAGGCCCGCGCGGCGTATCCGGCGCTGCAGCAGCGCCTCGGCAAGCAGCAACCCCAGCGGGCCGCGGACTGCGCCGCAGTCGAGTCGGCACTGACCGATGAGCTGCATCGGCGCATCGAGCGACTCACCCGCGAACTCAACGGGCACGGCCTGAACCTGGGCCAGTCCATGGCCGTGGTCCTCGGCCGATGGCCCGAGCTGCGCGCGGATATGGATGCCACCGTGGAAGCCCGCGGGGACTTCCTGGCGTTCCGGGAACGGGTGGCCACCGACGACCTGCCACGGTTCGAAACCGAGTTCAAGGAGCAACTCAACAAGAACGCCATCCAGGAGCTGGCCGGGTTCAACAACTGGCTCGGCAGGCAGGCCGCGGCCATCGACGAGCGCGTCGACCGCATCAACGAGGCACTCGGTGCGGTGCCCTACAACCCGGGCCGGTTCATCCGGTTGGAGAAGGAACCGACCACCAATCAGGATGTCGCACAGTTCCGTTCAGATCTGCGCAACCTCACCAACGACACCCTGGCTGTCGACGGGGAACAGTACTCCGAGCAGCGGTTCCTGGATGTCAAGCGGATCATCGAACGGTTCCGCGGCCGCGACGGCTACGCCGAATCGGACAAGAACTGGACGCGGCGGGTCACCGATGTGCGCAACTGGTTCGTGTTCTCGGCCTCCGAGCGGGACCGCGACACCGACGTCGAATGGGAGCACTACAGCGACTCCGACGGCAAATCCGGTGGGCAGAAGGAGAAGCTGGCCTACACGATCCTGGCGGCGTCGCTGGCGTATCAGTTCGGGCTGGAATGGGGTGCCGCGCAGTCCCGTGACTTCCGGTTCGCCGTGATCGACGAGGCCTTCGGTCGGGGTTCGGATGTCTCTACGCGTTACGCACTGGATCTGTTCGCGACACTGGGGCTGCAGCTGCTGATTGTCACACCGTTGCAGAAGGTGCACGTCATCGAGCCGTACGTGAAAGCCATTGGCATCGTCGACAATCCGACCGGCACCTATTCTCGGCTGCAGACCATGACGATCGAGGAGTTCCGTGATCGGCGGGACCGCACGTGA
- a CDS encoding DUF3375 domain-containing protein has product MDYDAIAAVRDRHPAWRLLRAGNAALVLSFLGHFFVEGNRGACSASAVADALDDHLYALNADETRYPKAPRAYLEDWAATDAGYLRRFYPPGDDEVHYEVTPAFEKAYAWVLGLQGRSFVGTESRLHTVIELLRQIVHGTEVKPEARLAELHRRRAELDAEIAAVESGDVPMLDATGVRDRYQQLSSTARELLSDFREVEENFRLLDRAAREKIAAWEGSKGDLLADLVGSRSEIAGSDQGRSFQSFYDFLLSEQRQTELAELLARVSALDTVDADPRMRGIHHDWSEAADRAQRTVRQISEQLRRFLDDQVWLENRRVLDLVRAVEAAALAVRDHPPAFGLDVDEAGIEIALPFERPLYQPPVAAAVESHVAQADEAVDADLLFAQTYIDQARLAETIRAVLPQNSSALLSDVIAVHPIEQGAAEIVGYLALNDEDVSIDLDDTEETVLDYPDPSDPEVTKRARLPKVTVRRS; this is encoded by the coding sequence GTGGACTACGACGCGATCGCCGCGGTCCGGGACCGACACCCGGCCTGGCGGCTGTTGCGCGCCGGGAACGCAGCCTTGGTCCTGTCCTTCCTCGGCCACTTCTTCGTCGAGGGCAACCGCGGTGCCTGCTCGGCCAGTGCGGTCGCCGACGCCCTCGACGACCACCTCTATGCGCTCAACGCCGACGAGACCCGCTACCCGAAGGCGCCGCGCGCCTACCTGGAGGACTGGGCCGCGACCGACGCCGGATACCTACGGCGGTTCTACCCGCCCGGCGACGACGAGGTGCACTACGAGGTGACGCCGGCCTTCGAAAAGGCCTACGCCTGGGTGCTGGGCCTGCAGGGCCGGTCCTTCGTCGGCACCGAATCCCGGCTGCACACCGTGATCGAATTGCTGCGCCAGATTGTGCACGGCACGGAGGTGAAACCCGAGGCCCGGTTGGCCGAATTGCACCGGCGCCGGGCCGAACTCGACGCCGAGATCGCAGCCGTGGAATCCGGCGATGTGCCGATGCTCGATGCGACTGGAGTGCGGGACCGCTACCAGCAGCTGTCGTCGACCGCGCGGGAACTGCTCTCGGACTTCCGGGAGGTCGAGGAGAACTTCCGGCTGCTGGATCGGGCGGCCAGGGAGAAGATCGCGGCCTGGGAGGGTTCCAAGGGTGACCTGCTCGCCGATCTGGTGGGCAGCCGTTCCGAGATCGCCGGGTCGGATCAGGGCCGCAGCTTTCAGTCCTTCTACGATTTCCTACTCTCCGAGCAACGCCAGACCGAACTAGCCGAGCTGCTGGCCAGGGTGTCCGCTCTCGACACCGTCGATGCCGATCCACGCATGCGCGGCATCCATCACGACTGGTCGGAGGCCGCAGACCGGGCCCAGCGCACCGTCCGGCAGATCTCCGAGCAACTGCGCCGTTTCCTCGATGACCAAGTGTGGCTGGAGAACCGACGAGTGCTGGATCTGGTTCGGGCGGTGGAGGCCGCGGCGCTCGCGGTTCGTGACCATCCACCGGCCTTCGGCCTGGACGTCGACGAAGCGGGCATCGAGATCGCGCTGCCGTTCGAGCGGCCGCTGTATCAGCCGCCGGTGGCGGCTGCCGTCGAGAGCCACGTCGCCCAGGCCGACGAGGCTGTCGACGCCGATCTGCTGTTCGCGCAGACGTATATCGATCAGGCTCGGCTGGCCGAGACCATCCGTGCGGTGCTGCCGCAGAACTCCTCGGCACTGTTGTCCGATGTCATTGCGGTCCACCCGATCGAGCAGGGGGCCGCCGAGATCGTGGGCTACCTCGCCCTCAACGACGAGGATGTCAGCATCGACCTGGACGACACCGAGGAGACGGTGCTCGACTACCCCGACCCGAGCGACCCCGAGGTCACCAAACGGGCACGGCTACCGAAGGTGACGGTACGGCGGTCATGA
- a CDS encoding DUF4194 domain-containing protein, whose protein sequence is MSNDRGVAAAIIRLMQGVVYRTADEDTWGTLERLGAGVKDHFATIGVDVVIDDTEGYAYLRSRPEEQGEEALPRLVRRRALTYNVSLLLVLLRKRLVEFETNGGEGRLVLSAEQIVEMLRLFQAESTNDARVVDQVETTIKKAAELGFLRPLRGQRDHWEVRRILKAYVDAQTLNDFAAKLREYAGATADDE, encoded by the coding sequence ATGAGTAACGACCGCGGGGTCGCCGCCGCCATCATCCGGCTGATGCAGGGTGTCGTCTATCGCACCGCAGATGAGGACACCTGGGGGACGTTGGAGCGGCTGGGCGCCGGCGTGAAGGACCATTTCGCCACCATCGGCGTCGACGTGGTGATCGACGACACCGAGGGTTACGCCTACCTGCGGTCACGACCCGAGGAACAGGGCGAGGAGGCGTTGCCGCGGCTGGTGCGCCGACGCGCCCTGACCTACAACGTGAGTCTGCTGCTGGTCCTGCTGCGCAAACGGCTCGTCGAGTTCGAAACCAACGGGGGTGAGGGACGCCTGGTGCTCAGTGCCGAGCAGATCGTGGAGATGCTGCGGCTGTTCCAGGCCGAATCCACCAACGACGCCCGCGTCGTCGACCAGGTCGAGACGACCATCAAGAAGGCCGCCGAACTCGGTTTCCTGCGGCCCCTGCGCGGGCAGCGCGACCACTGGGAGGTGCGTCGCATCCTGAAGGCCTATGTGGACGCCCAGACCTTGAACGATTTCGCGGCCAAGCTGCGTGAGTATGCCGGAGCGACGGCCGACGATGAGTGA
- a CDS encoding Wadjet anti-phage system protein JetD domain-containing protein has protein sequence MSAAWTTVADITAKIRRRWDDGSLLRGHARGEPFEPIAVSLRGPTPAQIGDDVGAAREWVADLDRGRRQDTRYALEWKTVGGRQIGRNQLPVRAVITTREQAWALLGVAAEVRCFDEMLAAPHPGIRDWIIAHPHRALTLAPQLPGLVAAYEWLDGHRDSGRYLREISAPGVDTKFAERYRADVAGMLGVSSSASGFLADLGLRAKPTLVRLRPAASLGLPGPLTELAVRASELVDLDVAPRVAIIVENEISYLSVPVPEDGVVIWGKGFEVDNAGRLPWLVGADVVYWGDIDTHGFAILDRLRAWLPAARSVLMDRETLLAHRDRWGTEDRPASSILTRLTPPEFSLYTELVESSLGTRVRLEQERIDWGWVLRRLR, from the coding sequence GTGAGTGCAGCGTGGACCACGGTCGCCGACATCACCGCGAAGATCCGACGCCGCTGGGACGACGGATCGCTGTTGCGTGGTCACGCCCGTGGTGAACCGTTCGAGCCCATCGCGGTGTCCCTACGCGGTCCCACCCCGGCGCAGATCGGCGACGATGTGGGCGCCGCCCGGGAGTGGGTCGCCGACCTGGACCGCGGCCGACGTCAGGACACCCGGTATGCGCTGGAATGGAAGACCGTGGGCGGCCGGCAGATCGGCCGCAATCAGCTGCCAGTCCGTGCCGTGATCACGACCCGTGAGCAGGCCTGGGCATTGCTCGGTGTGGCGGCCGAGGTCCGGTGTTTCGACGAGATGCTCGCCGCGCCCCACCCCGGGATCCGGGACTGGATCATCGCGCACCCGCATCGCGCGCTGACCCTCGCGCCGCAGCTGCCGGGGTTGGTCGCGGCTTACGAATGGCTCGACGGTCACCGGGATTCGGGGCGGTACCTGCGGGAGATCAGCGCGCCGGGGGTGGACACCAAGTTCGCCGAGCGGTATCGCGCCGATGTGGCGGGTATGTTGGGGGTGTCCTCATCGGCGTCGGGGTTTCTGGCAGACCTCGGATTGCGAGCCAAGCCGACGCTGGTGCGGTTGCGCCCGGCCGCGTCGCTGGGGCTGCCGGGCCCGCTGACCGAATTGGCGGTACGCGCCTCGGAACTGGTCGACCTCGACGTGGCGCCCCGCGTCGCGATCATCGTCGAGAACGAGATCAGCTACCTCAGCGTCCCGGTCCCCGAGGACGGTGTGGTGATCTGGGGCAAGGGATTCGAGGTCGACAACGCCGGTCGGCTGCCCTGGCTGGTGGGCGCCGACGTCGTGTACTGGGGCGATATCGACACGCATGGGTTTGCGATCCTGGATCGGCTGCGGGCCTGGCTGCCGGCGGCACGCTCGGTGCTGATGGATCGGGAGACGCTGCTGGCCCACCGTGACCGCTGGGGCACCGAAGATCGTCCGGCGTCCTCGATCCTGACCCGGCTGACGCCGCCGGAGTTCAGCCTGTACACCGAGTTGGTGGAATCGAGCCTGGGGACGCGGGTGCGGCTGGAACAGGAACGCATCGATTGGGGTTGGGTGCTGCGGCGGTTGCGGTGA
- a CDS encoding SIR2 family protein: protein MVPTANDAVLDPHWVAEGVAAAIRDFAIGLETVSGRIKPLVALPLVGTGAGGFEHRRGALIAALLPALQRVARDTDIDVALVLYHERDHTAVQALRSENDWSEFAKEQLNVADTLGRRAAKQELALFLGSGISVPLGLPDWKGLLTELNGAELENYSAADAPKIAQQLADKLGAAHLHRVVADRTAISDVSPAHLLLAGLGVRQNVTTNYDLAYESALSGTLGTDGFQTLARQLADQSKTWLLKMHGDARRPDSIVLTTDDYTHLESELRAVLAVVETLLLTSHLLFVGYSMEDDDFSAAADRVRRIRALAEAPSGDDFATVLALHPGSVKPQPGLKTISMLDSADTLAAARKLEIFLDRISWAAARADQRSHAHLLDPHYDDLFADDPADTRLRELLATLVSLGPDDPARNSSAWERVESLLKDLGADPRP from the coding sequence ATGGTCCCGACCGCCAACGACGCGGTTCTCGATCCGCATTGGGTGGCAGAGGGAGTCGCCGCGGCGATCAGAGACTTCGCGATCGGGCTTGAGACCGTGTCGGGCAGGATCAAGCCTCTGGTGGCGCTACCGTTGGTGGGCACCGGCGCGGGTGGATTCGAGCACCGGCGCGGCGCGCTGATCGCAGCACTGCTACCCGCACTGCAGCGTGTGGCTCGCGACACCGACATCGACGTGGCACTGGTGCTCTACCACGAACGCGACCACACCGCCGTCCAAGCTCTCCGGTCAGAGAACGACTGGAGCGAGTTCGCGAAAGAGCAGCTGAACGTCGCGGACACACTCGGCCGGCGGGCGGCGAAACAAGAGCTCGCGCTGTTCCTCGGTTCCGGCATCAGCGTCCCGCTCGGACTTCCCGACTGGAAAGGACTGCTGACCGAACTGAACGGCGCCGAACTGGAGAATTACTCGGCTGCCGACGCACCGAAGATCGCACAACAACTCGCCGACAAACTCGGGGCCGCCCATCTGCACCGCGTCGTCGCCGACCGCACAGCGATCTCCGACGTATCCCCCGCCCACCTCCTCCTCGCCGGCCTCGGTGTCCGCCAGAACGTCACCACCAACTACGACCTGGCCTACGAATCGGCCCTGTCCGGCACGCTGGGCACCGACGGATTTCAGACTCTGGCCCGCCAACTCGCTGACCAGTCCAAAACATGGCTGTTGAAGATGCACGGCGATGCCCGTCGGCCCGACAGCATCGTCCTGACCACCGACGACTACACACACCTCGAGTCCGAGCTGCGGGCGGTGCTCGCCGTGGTCGAAACCTTACTTCTGACAAGCCATCTGCTGTTTGTCGGCTACAGCATGGAGGACGACGACTTCAGCGCGGCCGCCGACCGCGTGCGCAGGATCCGCGCACTTGCCGAGGCACCGTCCGGCGACGACTTCGCGACCGTGCTGGCGTTGCACCCGGGGTCGGTGAAACCCCAGCCGGGCCTGAAGACGATTTCGATGTTGGACTCAGCCGACACCCTGGCTGCGGCACGCAAACTGGAGATCTTCCTGGATCGCATTTCGTGGGCCGCCGCGCGCGCAGACCAACGCTCTCACGCACACCTGCTCGATCCGCACTACGACGACCTCTTCGCCGACGACCCAGCAGACACCCGACTGCGCGAACTACTGGCCACCCTCGTCAGCCTCGGCCCCGACGATCCCGCACGCAACAGCAGCGCATGGGAACGGGTGGAGTCGTTACTGAAGGATCTCGGCGCCGACCCGCGCCCCTGA
- a CDS encoding Fic family protein gives MDLSMFVNDHTGSLVQISGTDPRTGDWHHRAFVPAPLPTTMPAFSNNTFLVVAAARAALAALDSTARQLPNPTMLRTPALRREAQSTSALEGTYAPLASVFTADEDEPASTELVEILNYVRMADHGFSWVADGRPVTVAMLEHLQGELMRGTPLAHHSGTIRATQVVIGRRADAGEQIPSVHAARFIPPPPGDHLMSGLRDLISWLQDDHSDTIDPVVAAAMSHYQFETLHPFHDGNGRLGRLLIVLHLLQMKVLSEPTLTVSPWFEARRTEYYAHLLAVSTDGDWDRFVSFFAAGLREAADSTREQMLKLVAVQADLKETVRASRLRADSAHALVDFAIANPSFSVRKVEADLGISYGRANKLVGQLVELGILDVLDPDAYKRRFYAPRVLDVLTAGT, from the coding sequence GTGGACCTGTCCATGTTCGTAAATGACCACACGGGATCTCTGGTGCAGATCTCCGGGACCGACCCACGGACCGGCGACTGGCACCACCGCGCATTCGTCCCCGCACCGCTACCCACGACGATGCCCGCATTTTCGAACAACACATTCCTCGTCGTGGCGGCCGCGCGCGCCGCGCTGGCGGCATTGGACAGCACTGCCCGACAGTTGCCGAATCCGACCATGCTGAGAACGCCGGCGCTGCGCAGGGAGGCGCAGAGCACCTCAGCCCTGGAAGGGACGTACGCGCCACTGGCCTCGGTATTCACCGCCGACGAGGACGAACCCGCGTCCACCGAACTGGTCGAGATCCTCAATTACGTACGCATGGCAGATCATGGGTTCAGCTGGGTCGCCGACGGACGACCCGTCACCGTGGCGATGCTCGAACACCTACAGGGCGAGTTGATGCGCGGCACACCGCTGGCACATCACTCGGGGACCATCCGAGCCACCCAAGTTGTCATCGGGCGACGCGCCGACGCCGGCGAGCAGATACCGTCCGTGCATGCGGCGCGGTTCATCCCACCGCCACCGGGCGACCACCTGATGTCCGGGCTGCGCGATCTCATCAGCTGGCTGCAAGATGATCACTCCGACACCATCGACCCTGTCGTCGCCGCAGCGATGTCGCACTACCAGTTCGAAACACTGCATCCATTCCACGACGGCAACGGCCGGCTCGGTCGACTGCTGATCGTGCTGCACCTTCTGCAGATGAAAGTCCTCAGTGAGCCGACACTGACCGTCTCGCCATGGTTCGAGGCCAGACGCACCGAGTACTACGCACATTTGCTTGCGGTCAGCACGGACGGCGATTGGGATCGGTTCGTGAGCTTTTTCGCCGCGGGATTACGCGAAGCGGCCGACAGTACCCGCGAACAAATGCTCAAACTCGTTGCCGTCCAAGCCGATCTCAAGGAGACCGTTCGGGCATCACGGCTTCGCGCTGACAGCGCGCACGCGTTGGTCGACTTTGCCATTGCCAATCCGTCCTTTTCCGTGCGCAAAGTCGAAGCCGATCTCGGAATTTCCTATGGGCGGGCCAACAAGCTGGTGGGCCAGCTGGTCGAGTTGGGGATTCTCGACGTCCTCGATCCGGATGCGTACAAACGCCGGTTCTATGCGCCCCGGGTGCTCGACGTTCTGACCGCAGGAACCTGA